The DNA window ATGCCGTTATTCGTGACCTCATCATCACTCGTAAAGCTGCTGTAACAGAACCATCTCCGCTGTTTAAAGCGAAAGATGAACGTGAACAGCCCTTAAAATCCGATGATGATTACGACGCTGATGATTTAGATATGGATGAGGATTACGATGACGATGTTTCAGAAGACCAAATCTCCTAGAAGAAATGCAAGTTCTTCACGGTTTTTCCGTCGGAAGAAATATTGCCGCTTCACCGCTGAAAAAGTTGTGGAAATTGATTACAAAGACCTCAACACTTTAAAGGGTTATATCACGGAAACGGGAAAAATTGTTCCTAGCCGTATTACTGGGACTAAAGCCCGTTATCAACGTCAATTAGCGCGTGCCATTAAATTAGCCCGTTACATAGCGTTATTACCCTATACTGATACGCACGAGTAAGGTGAAGCACGATGGAAATCATTTTACTGGAGAAAGTCCCTAATTTAGGTGGCTTAGGCACAATGGTTAAGGTAAAAGCTGGTTATGCACGGAATTTTTTAATTCCTCATGGCAAAGCCGTTTTAGCGACCAAAGAAAATGTTGCCAACTTTGAAGCACGTCGTGCTGAATTAGAGAAAACGCAACAAGATAAATTAGCCAGTGCACAAGAACGCGCCGCACAACTCCAAGAAATGACTGTTGTTATTTCTGGTAAAGTAGGTGTAGAAGGCAAATTATTCGGTTCTGTCAGTGCTGGGGATATTGCTCAAGCATTAACCAGTGCTGGTATTGCAGTTGACCGTCACGAAATTCGCTTACAAGAAGGACCTATCCGTTTTGTTGGCGAACATGAAGTTGCTGTCCATTTACATCCTGATGTTAACGTCTCATTAACAGTACAAGTTGTTTCTGAAAACTAATTGTGACTGATGACTAACATCTTAAAAGAGGGAAGCTTGCTTCCCTTTTTTATCCTATAATATCGACAAGTTTTTTATTATAAACAGAGTATTTTCTTAAAGTTAGGATAGATACTCCCCAACCTTTAGGTTTCTGATTACCTTGTTTGTTTATGCAGGAACCACCTCTTTATTCCGATCAAGAATTAGTTTCTTCCTCACGAGGAGCTACTTCATTCCATAAAGTACCGCCCCATTCTATTGAGGCTGAGCAATCCGTATTGGGTAGTTTGCTCTTCAACAATAGTGCGTGGTACACCATTGCTGACCGTTTGTCAGAATATGATTTCTACCGTCCCGATCATCGCTTAATCTTTAAAGCCATTAAAATGCTTGCAGAAATGGGACAGCCCTGTGATGTTATTACCTTATCTGAATGGTTAATTAAGCAAAACAAACTAGAAAATGTAGGTGGAATTGCATATTTGGGGATGCTTGCTGATAGTACACCAAGTGCAGCAAATATTACCGCTTATGCCGATATTGTGCGGGAAAAATCAATTTTACGTGAATTAATTCATGTCGGTTCACGAATTATGGATAGTGCTTTTCAATATGAAGGGCATAAACCAACAGAATTATTAGAAAATGCAGAAAAATTAGTATTTGAAATTGCGGAAAAAGGAGCGCGTAGTGGTGGTGGATTTCGTGAGATTAAAGAGATATTAACTAAAACCTTAGATCAAATAGATATTCTTTATCAATCAGGTAATTCGATAACAGGCGTACCAACAGGTTTTAAAGATTTTGATGAACAAACCAGTGGCTTGCAACGTTCTGATTTAATTATTGTTGCTGGTCGCCCCTCAATGGGGAAAACCAGTTTTGCCATGAATATTGCGGAATATGTTGCGATTCAAGCAAAACATCCTGTTGCCGTTTTTAGTATGGAAATGCCCTGCGAACAGTTGGCAATGCGTTTAATTTCGTCCTTAGCACGAATTAATCAACAAAATGTGCGCACAGGAAAATTAGAAGATCATGATTGGACTAATATAACCTCTGCAATCAGTTTATTATCAGAATCTCCCCTATTTATCGATGATACCCCCGCTTTAAATCCAACCGAATTACGGGCACGGGCGCGGCGTTTAGCCAGTGAACACGGACAGTTAGGATTAATTGTGATTGATTATCTGCAATTAATGCAAGTTCCTGATAGTCGTGAAAATCGTGCAACTGAAGTGTCTGAAATTTCTCGTGGTTTAAAAGCCCTTGCAAAAGAGTTACATGTTCCTGTCATTGCGCTTTCTCAATTAAATCGGAGTTTAGAACAACGACCAAATAAACGTCCCGTGATGTCCGATTTACGCGAATCAGGTTCTATTGAACAAGATGCAGATTTAATTATTTTTATTTATCGAGATGAAGTCTATAACCAAGATAGCGAAGATAAAGGAACAGCAGAAATTATTGTTGCGAAACAACGTAATGGTCCTATAGGAACTGTACGCTTAACTTTTTTAGGTCATTTAACCCGCTTCGAAAACTTTTCCCCTATGGATTATTACCACGGAGAACATTGAGTATGACACGCCCAACGCAAGCCATTATTTATTTATCCGCTTTGCGTGCCAATGTGCAAAGGATTCGGGAGTTAGCACCCAAACAAAAAATTATTGCCGTTATTAAAGCGGATGCTTATGGACATGGGGCTGTCAGGGTTGCTACAGCATTAACAGGTTTAGTAGAAATGTTTGCTGTTTGCTCATTAGAGGAAGCCTTAATTTTGCGTCAAGCAGGCATAGATGCACCTATTTTATTATTAGAAGGTTTCTTTAGTGCAGATGAACTGACCACAATTGCTACACAAAAGATTGAAATTGCTGTACATACGCAGGGACAAGTAGATAGCTTATTAGCGGCGAAACTACCGATTAAAGTATGGCTAAAAGTGGATACAGGTATGCATCGTTTAGGTTTTTTACCTGACGAGGTCGAGTTGGCATGGAAACGGCTTAATCAATGTGATGTTTTGTTAAAGCCTATTTCTTTAATGAGTCACTTTAGTAGTGCGGATGAGCGCGATAGTAAAATTAATATGGAGCAAATCCGTATTTTTGATGAACTAAGAAAAAAAATTCAGGTTGAGAGTTCATTAGCAAATTCAGCTGGCGTTTTGGCATGGTCAGCAGCCCACTATCAATGGGTAAGACCTGGAATTATGCTGTATGGTGTTTCTCCCTTTTCAAATACAGTCGCAAAAGATGAGGGGTTACAGTCTGTTATGCAGTTTCAGTCTGCACTGATTAGCGTAAAACAATATCGTAAAGGTGAACCCATTGGTTATGGTGCGACATGGCGTTGTCCACAAGCAATGCCTGTAGGCGTTGTTGCAGCAGGTTATGCGGATGGTTATCCACGACATGCGCCTTCTGGCACACCCATTTTAGTCAATGGTCGTCGTGTGCCTCTCATTGGTCGTGTGTCTATGGATATGTTAGCCGTTGATTTACGCTCACAACCCAATGCAAAAATTGGTGATACTGTTGTTTTGTGGGGGAGAAACTTACCTGTTGAAGAAATTGCAATCTTATCGGGTACTATTGCCTACGAATTACTGTGTCATATAAGCCCACGAGTTCCACGAATTGAACGAACATAGTGGCTTAAGAATGGGTTGAGAAATTTTATACCCACGCATTAAAAAATATCAATGCTTTGAATTTAAAGGGACTATTGCAAAAGGGTGGGTAATTGCTATATTCTACGCACTAGAAAAACAAGTGTTGTGTTTATACCGATTAGGTCGTGTTTTTTAGCAACAATGGCGTGGTTTGTCTTGACTTTTTAGTAAAAACACACTATATTTTTATTCAAATGTTGCACCGCACAAAATACTGTGCTAGTATATCCAGCAAGTGAAGAATTAAACAGAATACAATGCCAAGCAAGTTACACGAAGTGGTGACTCGTTGGCGGTAGTAAAAGACTCCTCCATCCTCCTTTGGTGGTTTGGCGTGGCTCTCAGTCACGCCCCTTTTTAAGATTTTATAGTAATGCTGTTGTTCTTATAATAAATATAATAAAAAAAGAAAGAGACAGTTAAAAACCGACTCCTCCATCCTCCTTTGGTGGTTTGGCGTGGCTCTCAGTCACGCCCTTTTTTATTTTAACACTAACTAACCGCTAACAAATCCCCTTAAATAACAGAACCATTAGCAAGTTAGATTAGTATTGAAGGGCACTGCACTCAACTTCCACAGCTTATTTAGTATGTAATAGGCATCCAGCCTAACATCCTTACCGTCCCTGAATCTCCTCAATCAGTGGTTTGGCGAAACACCCAGCAGACCTCTTTTTTTGTGCTGGTTTTTCATAACACTTTATCCTAGATAAGATTTAGTGAATTAAATTTCCTAATGCTGTTTTTTATTGTTTAGGAAATATATCGCCTGATAGGTAATGCACTATCATCAAACTACTTGTTTTTATATAAAAAAAGCCCGCGGTGAAATACTTAACCTAGTTATGATGTAGGTAGTATTCCCTAAGACCGCGAGCAGTATAACATTAACCAAGTAAATCTGCGATAGCTGAACGCTCTTCTTCTAATTCATTTTGCGTTTTAATCATACGATCACGACTGAACTCGTCAATTTCTAATCCTTGAACAATGCTGTATTCGCCATTTGCAGTGGTAATAGGGAAGGAATAGATTAAACCTTCAGGAATTCCATAGCTTCCATCACTAGGAACAGCCATGCTAACCCATTCGCCGTTGCTACCTAATGCCCAATCACGAATATGGTCAACTGCCGCATTCGCAGCAGAAGCCGCACTGGATTTACCACGTGCTTTAATAATAGCGGCACCGCGTTGTTGTACAGTGGGAATGAAATCGTTCACAATCCAGTTTTGATCCACTAAAGATTTAGCGGCTTTACCAGCAACGGTCGTGTTGGTGATATCTGGATATTGCGTAGATGAGTGGTTGCCCCAAATGACCATTTTCTTGATGTCGGTCACTTTTGTGCCTGTTTTAGCCGATAACTGGCTCAACGCACGGTTATGATCAAGACGAGTCATTGCGGTGAAGTTTTTGGGATTTAAATCAGGCGCGGAGCGCATAGCAATGTAAGCATTAGTATTGGCAGGGTTACCAACGACGAGGACTTTTACATTGCGATTAGCATAATCGTTTAATGCTTTACCTTGTGTGGTAAAGATTTTGCCGTTGTCACGTAAGAGATCGTTTCTTTCCATGCCAGGTCCGCGCGGTTTTGCGCCGACTAATAAGGCGTATTCAATATCGGTAAACGCTGTTTTCACATCATCGGTTGTCACAATGTCATGCAACAAGGGGAATGCGCAATCATCTAATTCCATTGCAACCCCTTTTAAGGCTTCCATTGCAACAGGCATTTCTAACAGTTGCAGAATGATGGGTTGATCAGGTCCTAACAATTGACCAGAAGCAATTGAGAACACTAATGAATAAGAAATTTGACCTGCGCCACCAGTCACTGCGACACGGACGGGTTTTTTCATGGCGAACTTCCTTTAATGTTGATGTTGAATGGATGAAAAATCGAGCGAATGTATAAAGCAGACTTGAATTCTTTTTGTTTGCACTTCAAAGATATCAGCTACATTATGCCACGGCCAGCGGATGAATACTTTAAGTCAAGATGATCTATCAAGGCGATATGATACTCTTAAAAATGGTTTCTCTGCTAGAGAATGTATAATGATCATTCACAGTTTATGATAAAATATCGTTATAGTTGCATACAAGCCTTTCGGTCAGCCACTTGCTTAGAGGGAGCATTTGAGAGAAATGTCCACACCCAACCCCCAAACTCTATTATTTAACGCAGCCTTTGTTGATGAATTATATGAAAATTATCTCGCCGATCCGACTCAAGTGAGTGGAGAATGGCGTGCTTATTTTGAAAAATTACAACAAGAAGAAAAGCTCAGTAAACCAGAAGTTCCACACGCACCTATTCAAGCTCGTTATTATGACTATAAACCGAGTCGTAGTTCTGGGGCAGGTTGTGATCAAGAATCTTTATTTGGTTTTGCCCACAAACAAGCGGCTGTTTTGCGCTTAATCAATGCCTATCGTTTTCGTGGGCATCAATTAGCGGATATAGACCCCTTGAAGCTCAATGCTATTGAGCCGTTAGAGGATTTAACCCCTGCGTTTTATGGGTTAACCGACGCTGATATGAACACCGTATTTGATACAGGTTCATTGTATGGTAAAAATCGCGCAACCTTAAAAGAAATTATTGCGTTATTACAAAAAACTTATTGTCGTTCTATCGGTGCTGAATACATGCACATCACCGATACGAAACAAAAACGTTGGTTACAAGAACGCTTAGAAGGTACTTTGGCAACTCCTTCTTATGTCAGCGAAGAGAAAAAACGCATTTTAGATAAACTCACTGCTGCACAAGGCATTGAGGACTACATGCACACCCAATATGTGGGACAAAAACGTTTCTCCTTAGAAGGCGGGGAAAGTTTAATTCCTATGTTAGACGAGTTAATTCAACATGCTGGCGCAAATGGCATGAAAGAAATTGTGCTCGGAATGGCGCACCGTGGACGTTTAAACGTTTTAATCAACATCATGGGGAAACGTCCTAAAGACTTATTTTCTGAGTTTGAAGGAAAAATTAAGGAAAACCATCAAGGCTCTGGTGATGTCAAATATCATCAAGGTTTCTCCTCTGAAGTCATGACCCCTGGTGGCTATGTTCACTTAGCCCTAGCTTTCAATCCTTCACATTTAGAAATTATTAACCCTGTGGTTGAAGGCTCTGTGCGTGCCCGTCAAGAACGTCGTGGCGATAAAGAACGCAATCAAGTATTACCCATTTTAATTCATGGGGATGCCGCTTTTGCAGGTCAAGGCGTTGTCATGGAAACGCTAAACCTTGCCGAAACCAGAGGTTATGGCACGGGTGGCACAGTACACATCGTTATTAACAACCAAATTGGTTTTACCACTAGCGACCCCTTTGAAGCTCGTTCTACCATGTATTGCACCGATGTTGCCAAAATGGTGCAAACCCCCATTTTCCACGTTAATGGGGATGACCCAGAAGCAGTCGTCTTTGTCACCCGCCTAGCCTTAGATTTTCGCTTAGTGTTCAAGAAAGATGTCGTTATCGACATGGTTTGCTATCGTCGTCATGGTCATAATGAAGCGGATGAACCCGCCGCAACACAACCCGTGATGTACCAAAAAATTAGCAAACACACCAAAGTACAAAGCCTGTACGCACAACAATTGATTAAAGAAGGCTTAATCGGTGTAGAAGAAGGCGAAATGTTGTTACAACAATATCGTGCTGACTTAAAGACTAAAGAAGTCGTTTCCCGCCCTGTTAGTTTAGATTTCCAATTCTCTGTCAACTGGAAACCCTATTTAGGAACAAAATGGGATGAAGTTGCAAAAACCAGCATTAGCAAAGAGTTACTGCAAGATTTAATGCGACGAGCTAACACCATCCCTGAAGGCTTCAAGCTCAATCGCAGTGTAGAAAAAATCGTTGATGCTCGCCGTAAAATGGGCGTGGGTGAATTACCTTTCGATTGGGGTGCTGCTGAAGTTTTGGCCTATGCGGCTTTAGTAGAAGAAGGACATCCTGTGCGTCTATCAGGTCAAGACTGCGGGCGCGGTACATTTGCGCACCGTCATGTTGTCTTACATGAACGCGATACAGGCGAATCCTATTTACCACTGCGTAACCTTTCAGAAAAACAAGCGAATTTCCTTGTTATCAACTCCTTATTATCTGAAGAAGCCGTTTTAGGATTTGAATTTGGTTACAGCTCTTCAGACCCAGAAACCTTAGTTATTTGGGAAGCCCAATTTGGAGACTTTGCGAATGGTGCACAAGTTGTTATCGACCAATTCATCAGCTCTTCCGAATCTAAATGGCAACGTCTGTGCGGTTTAACCATGCTGTTACCTCACGGCTACGACGGACAAGGACCCGAACACTCCTCCGCCCGTTTAGAACGCTACTTACAACTGTGTGCAGAAGACAATATTCAAGTCTGCGTTCCTAGCACACCCGCGCAAAATTTCCACTTACTCCGTCGTCAAGCCATACGTCCCTATCGTAAGCCACTGATTATAATGAGTCCTAAGAGCTTGTTACGGCATAAACTCGCCGTTTCTAGCATGGAAGAATTTACCGATGGTAGCTTCCAACCCGTGTTAGATGAAGCTGATAAGAGTATCGCGCCAGAAAAAGTGCGGCGTTTACTCTTCTGTAGCGGTAAAGTCTATTACGACTTACTTGAAGCCCGTACAGAACACAATATCAAAGACATTGCGATTATTCGTTTAGAACAACTCTATCCACATCCTAAAAAAGAAATTGCCGAAATTGTTGCCCGTTACCCCAATGCAAAAAGCCGTGTTTGGGTACAAGAAGAACCCAGAAACCAAGGCGCGTGGTGGTTTATGCGGGCACACATGGATGTTAATCTACAAGAATTTGAAGGCGGACGGATTGAATACGCAGGTCGTCCTTCTTCAGCTTCACCAGCTGTGGGTTACTTATATTTACACCGTCAACAACTGCAAGAATTCTTGGCAGACGCATTAGCATTAAATAGCGAAGCCAAGCGCGTTGCCGTATAAATTTGTCAATAAACCACCGCTTTCTTGCCAGAAATGGCTTGAAAGACGTGGTTATTAACTTCCTAAACAATTACCGCCAAAAGGAAAATAAACAGTGTCTATCGTAGATGTCAAAGTTCCTGTGCTCTCAGAATCCGTTGCAGATGCAACTGTGTTGGAATGGTACAAAAAACCGGGAGATGCCTTACAAGAAGGCGACAAATTGGTCGATATCGAAACTGATAAAGTCGTTCTTGAAGTTGTCGCGCCCAAAGCAGGTGTATTAACAGGCATTGCCAAAGACAAAGGCGTAAGCGTACTCAGCGAAGAAGTGTTAGGCACAATTGACACCGCCGCTGTTGCAGCCGCTGCTCCTGCAACCGCCACGGTTGCCCCAGTTGCCACAACCGCTCCTGCTACAACAACCAGTGCAGACCCCAAAACCAGCCCCGCAGTGCGTAAAATGGCGGCTGACCAAGGTGTTAACCCTGCCAGCGTTCCCCATACAGGCGACCGCGTCACCAAAGCAGACATGTTAGCCGCAGGACAAAAACCTGCCAGTGCTGCGCCTGCTGTTGCTCCATTAGCAGGCTCACGTCCTGAAGAACGTGTCCCCATGACACGGATGCGTAAACGTACTGCTGAACGTTTACTAGAAGCCCAACACCATCATGCCCTGTTGACCACGTTCAACGAAATCAACATGAAACCCATGATGGACTTACGGGCAAAATACAAAGACGAGTTCGAAAAGAAACACGGTACTAAACTCGGCTTTATGTCCTTCTTCACCAAAGCCACTGTTGCTGCTTTACAAAAGTTCCCCATTATCAACGCCTCGACAGAAGGCGACGACATCATTTATCACGGCTACTATGACATCGGGATTGCGGTCAGTTCCCAACGTGGCTTAGTTGTGCCTATTCTCCGTGATGCAGATGCTCTATCCTTCGCTGATATTGAAAAAGGTATTGCCGAATATGGCAAACGTGCACGCGACGGCAAATTAACCATCGAAGAATTAACAGGCGGTACGTTCAGTATCACCAACGGCGGTATCTTCGGCTCTATGATGTCCACCCCGATTTTAAATCCACCGCAAAGCGCGATTTTAGGGATGCACAACATTGTCGACCGTCCCTACGTTGAAAACGGACAAGTTGTTGTTCGTCCTATCATGTACGTTGCCTTAACCTATGACCACCGTATCATTGACGGACGCGATGCTGTGCAATTCTTAGTAGCCATTAAAAACGCTATTGAAGACCCTGCCCGTTTATTATTAGAAGTTTAAGAAACTCAAAAACCCCTCCTCGTGAGGGGTTTATAACAACAGAAAACCAAAAAGATTCAAGGAGTAAAAACGATGGCAGATTTTAACGTAATCGTTATCGGTGCAGGTCCTGGTGGCTATGTCACCGCAATTCGTTGTGCACAACTGGGCATGAAAGTCGCCTGCGTTGAAAAATATTTAAACCCTGAAGGACAAAATTCCTTAGGGGGCACATGCTTAAATATTGGATGTATCCCCTCTAAAGCCCTATTAGACTCTTCCCATCATTACCACCACATCAAAAAACACGCAGGCGAACATGGGATTAAAGTTGACAACGTCAGCATTGATGTTGCGACCATGCAAGCCCGTAAAGCCGATGTTGTCAAAACCTTAACCCAAGGGATTGCAGGACTTTTCAAAAAGAATAAAGTCACCCGTTTAGAAGGCTCTGCCGGCTTTGTCACTGCTGATAAAATCAAAGTCACCGCGAAAGACGGCAGCGAACAAGAATACACTGCCGACAAAATTATCATTGCCACAGGCTCTATTCCCACCAATATTCCTGTTGCCCCTGTTGATAACCAACTCATCGTCGACTCTACAGGCGCACTAGCATTTGACAGCATTCCCGCTCGCTTAGGCGTGATTGGCGCGGGTGCAATTGGCTTAGAATTAGGTAGCGTTTGGAATCGTTTAGGCAGTCAAGTTACCGTTTTAGAAGCCTTACCCGAATTCTTATCTGTTGCTGACCGCAAAATTGCTACCGCTGCATTAAAAGAACTGCAAAAACAAGGTTTAAATATCCAATTAAGCGCAAGCGTGACCAATGCCAAAGTCGTCGGCAATGAAGTTCATGTCAGCTACAAAGATGTCAACGGCGCAGAACAACAAATCGTTGTCGACAAACTCATTGTTTCTGTTGGACGTAAACCCAACACCGCAGGCTTAAATGCCGAAGCTATCGGTGTGAAAATTTCCGATCGTGGCTTTATCATCGTTGACGAACACCGTCAAACCAACGTCCCCAATGTGTATGCCATTGGTGATGTTATCGGTGGCCCCATGTTAGCCCACAAAGCCTCTGAAGAAGGCATTATGGTTGCTGAACGTTTAGCGGGTCAAAAAACCGAAATGCACTACGATATTATGCCGTGGGTGATTTACACATGGCCAGAAATTGCGTGGGTAGGTCGTACCGAAGAAGAATTAAAAGCGGCTGGTATTGAATACCGTGTTGGACAATTCCCCATGTTAGCCAGCGGACGCGCTCGCGCACACGGTGAAACAGCAGGCATGATTCGCATGATTGCCGACGCAAAAACCGACCGCATTTTAGGCGTACATATTTTCGGAATTTCTGCCTCCGAATTATTAGCCGAGGCAGTCTTAGCGATGGAATGCCAAGCCAGTAGCGAAGATTTAGCCCGCACGATTCATGGACATCCGACGTTAGCTGAAGGGATGCATGAAGCCGCGTTAGCCGTTGATGGGCGGATGATTCACGCTTAACAACTTATTTATATTGTTAAAATTTTATTTAGGGAGAAATAAACTTTCTCCCTATTTTTTTCAACGAATCTACCGTATAGTTTTGACTCCCTCTTAAATAGACGAAGGAGTGATAAAATGGATCCAATTCTTGGTATGGTTTGCCTCTTCCCTTGGAATTGGGAGTCAAAAGGTTGGGTTAAATGTGATGGGCGCGTACTAAACATTAGCGAGAACCCTGCCTTGTTTTCTTTACTAGGCAATGAATTCGGTGGTACATTAGGTCGAACATTTGCGATCCCAAATATACCCGCTATAAAAACTGCCAATGGTGGCGATGTTGACTACTACATTGCAACAGAAGGCGTTTATCCATATCGCGCATAAGATAATCATATAAAAATACTTGGGTTACTCATTAAAGGGCACTGAATATATTGCCCTTTTTTATTTCTCTAATCGCCACACCGACACAGGCTGTCCGACATGCAATTGCGTTGCAAGTTCTACTGATGGGCGTGCCTCTATCATATAAACCAACTTCACCCGCGTTTCTTGGCTGTAGATAATTGGCGGCGTGTATTCCGCTTCAGTGGCAATATGGCTAATCGTAGCGGTTAAAGAATTGTTGCAACCATCACATTGGAAATTAACGGATTGTCCTAATTGTAATTCGCCTAATCCTGTTTCAGAAACAAAAAAACGTAGTTTAATTTGAGTTGACGGTAATAAAGCAACGACAGGACTACCCATTGCAACCCATTCACCAGCATAGTGAAAAACTTCGGTAATTTGCCCTGCTATTGGCGCGGTCATTTGCTTTTGCGCAACCCGC is part of the Beggiatoa alba B18LD genome and encodes:
- the rpsR gene encoding 30S ribosomal protein S18, which codes for MFQKTKSPRRNASSSRFFRRKKYCRFTAEKVVEIDYKDLNTLKGYITETGKIVPSRITGTKARYQRQLARAIKLARYIALLPYTDTHE
- the rplI gene encoding 50S ribosomal protein L9, giving the protein MEIILLEKVPNLGGLGTMVKVKAGYARNFLIPHGKAVLATKENVANFEARRAELEKTQQDKLASAQERAAQLQEMTVVISGKVGVEGKLFGSVSAGDIAQALTSAGIAVDRHEIRLQEGPIRFVGEHEVAVHLHPDVNVSLTVQVVSEN
- the dnaB gene encoding replicative DNA helicase, whose product is MQEPPLYSDQELVSSSRGATSFHKVPPHSIEAEQSVLGSLLFNNSAWYTIADRLSEYDFYRPDHRLIFKAIKMLAEMGQPCDVITLSEWLIKQNKLENVGGIAYLGMLADSTPSAANITAYADIVREKSILRELIHVGSRIMDSAFQYEGHKPTELLENAEKLVFEIAEKGARSGGGFREIKEILTKTLDQIDILYQSGNSITGVPTGFKDFDEQTSGLQRSDLIIVAGRPSMGKTSFAMNIAEYVAIQAKHPVAVFSMEMPCEQLAMRLISSLARINQQNVRTGKLEDHDWTNITSAISLLSESPLFIDDTPALNPTELRARARRLASEHGQLGLIVIDYLQLMQVPDSRENRATEVSEISRGLKALAKELHVPVIALSQLNRSLEQRPNKRPVMSDLRESGSIEQDADLIIFIYRDEVYNQDSEDKGTAEIIVAKQRNGPIGTVRLTFLGHLTRFENFSPMDYYHGEH
- the alr gene encoding alanine racemase, whose protein sequence is MTRPTQAIIYLSALRANVQRIRELAPKQKIIAVIKADAYGHGAVRVATALTGLVEMFAVCSLEEALILRQAGIDAPILLLEGFFSADELTTIATQKIEIAVHTQGQVDSLLAAKLPIKVWLKVDTGMHRLGFLPDEVELAWKRLNQCDVLLKPISLMSHFSSADERDSKINMEQIRIFDELRKKIQVESSLANSAGVLAWSAAHYQWVRPGIMLYGVSPFSNTVAKDEGLQSVMQFQSALISVKQYRKGEPIGYGATWRCPQAMPVGVVAAGYADGYPRHAPSGTPILVNGRRVPLIGRVSMDMLAVDLRSQPNAKIGDTVVLWGRNLPVEEIAILSGTIAYELLCHISPRVPRIERT
- a CDS encoding malate dehydrogenase, which translates into the protein MKKPVRVAVTGGAGQISYSLVFSIASGQLLGPDQPIILQLLEMPVAMEALKGVAMELDDCAFPLLHDIVTTDDVKTAFTDIEYALLVGAKPRGPGMERNDLLRDNGKIFTTQGKALNDYANRNVKVLVVGNPANTNAYIAMRSAPDLNPKNFTAMTRLDHNRALSQLSAKTGTKVTDIKKMVIWGNHSSTQYPDITNTTVAGKAAKSLVDQNWIVNDFIPTVQQRGAAIIKARGKSSAASAANAAVDHIRDWALGSNGEWVSMAVPSDGSYGIPEGLIYSFPITTANGEYSIVQGLEIDEFSRDRMIKTQNELEEERSAIADLLG
- a CDS encoding 2-oxoglutarate dehydrogenase E1 component, whose protein sequence is MSTPNPQTLLFNAAFVDELYENYLADPTQVSGEWRAYFEKLQQEEKLSKPEVPHAPIQARYYDYKPSRSSGAGCDQESLFGFAHKQAAVLRLINAYRFRGHQLADIDPLKLNAIEPLEDLTPAFYGLTDADMNTVFDTGSLYGKNRATLKEIIALLQKTYCRSIGAEYMHITDTKQKRWLQERLEGTLATPSYVSEEKKRILDKLTAAQGIEDYMHTQYVGQKRFSLEGGESLIPMLDELIQHAGANGMKEIVLGMAHRGRLNVLINIMGKRPKDLFSEFEGKIKENHQGSGDVKYHQGFSSEVMTPGGYVHLALAFNPSHLEIINPVVEGSVRARQERRGDKERNQVLPILIHGDAAFAGQGVVMETLNLAETRGYGTGGTVHIVINNQIGFTTSDPFEARSTMYCTDVAKMVQTPIFHVNGDDPEAVVFVTRLALDFRLVFKKDVVIDMVCYRRHGHNEADEPAATQPVMYQKISKHTKVQSLYAQQLIKEGLIGVEEGEMLLQQYRADLKTKEVVSRPVSLDFQFSVNWKPYLGTKWDEVAKTSISKELLQDLMRRANTIPEGFKLNRSVEKIVDARRKMGVGELPFDWGAAEVLAYAALVEEGHPVRLSGQDCGRGTFAHRHVVLHERDTGESYLPLRNLSEKQANFLVINSLLSEEAVLGFEFGYSSSDPETLVIWEAQFGDFANGAQVVIDQFISSSESKWQRLCGLTMLLPHGYDGQGPEHSSARLERYLQLCAEDNIQVCVPSTPAQNFHLLRRQAIRPYRKPLIIMSPKSLLRHKLAVSSMEEFTDGSFQPVLDEADKSIAPEKVRRLLFCSGKVYYDLLEARTEHNIKDIAIIRLEQLYPHPKKEIAEIVARYPNAKSRVWVQEEPRNQGAWWFMRAHMDVNLQEFEGGRIEYAGRPSSASPAVGYLYLHRQQLQEFLADALALNSEAKRVAV
- the odhB gene encoding 2-oxoglutarate dehydrogenase complex dihydrolipoyllysine-residue succinyltransferase, yielding MSIVDVKVPVLSESVADATVLEWYKKPGDALQEGDKLVDIETDKVVLEVVAPKAGVLTGIAKDKGVSVLSEEVLGTIDTAAVAAAAPATATVAPVATTAPATTTSADPKTSPAVRKMAADQGVNPASVPHTGDRVTKADMLAAGQKPASAAPAVAPLAGSRPEERVPMTRMRKRTAERLLEAQHHHALLTTFNEINMKPMMDLRAKYKDEFEKKHGTKLGFMSFFTKATVAALQKFPIINASTEGDDIIYHGYYDIGIAVSSQRGLVVPILRDADALSFADIEKGIAEYGKRARDGKLTIEELTGGTFSITNGGIFGSMMSTPILNPPQSAILGMHNIVDRPYVENGQVVVRPIMYVALTYDHRIIDGRDAVQFLVAIKNAIEDPARLLLEV
- the lpdA gene encoding dihydrolipoyl dehydrogenase encodes the protein MADFNVIVIGAGPGGYVTAIRCAQLGMKVACVEKYLNPEGQNSLGGTCLNIGCIPSKALLDSSHHYHHIKKHAGEHGIKVDNVSIDVATMQARKADVVKTLTQGIAGLFKKNKVTRLEGSAGFVTADKIKVTAKDGSEQEYTADKIIIATGSIPTNIPVAPVDNQLIVDSTGALAFDSIPARLGVIGAGAIGLELGSVWNRLGSQVTVLEALPEFLSVADRKIATAALKELQKQGLNIQLSASVTNAKVVGNEVHVSYKDVNGAEQQIVVDKLIVSVGRKPNTAGLNAEAIGVKISDRGFIIVDEHRQTNVPNVYAIGDVIGGPMLAHKASEEGIMVAERLAGQKTEMHYDIMPWVIYTWPEIAWVGRTEEELKAAGIEYRVGQFPMLASGRARAHGETAGMIRMIADAKTDRILGVHIFGISASELLAEAVLAMECQASSEDLARTIHGHPTLAEGMHEAALAVDGRMIHA
- a CDS encoding phage tail protein, which encodes MDPILGMVCLFPWNWESKGWVKCDGRVLNISENPALFSLLGNEFGGTLGRTFAIPNIPAIKTANGGDVDYYIATEGVYPYRA